The region ACGACTGTTAACACATtgtatatactttctttttttaaaaaatatcccagaaatttatttgatgtttggttgaatacattttatatagaaaGATTGGAATTGTTTGTGTTTGGAGCCCCTGGTAAATCTCTAAACCATAAGGGTGCCAATCCAGAGACATCAGAAATGAAAGTCTCTTTGATGACTGCCATAGCCTGATTGGAGGACAGAGAGTCCTTCTGTCCTCTCTAGGGTCGTTGTTGTCATCACATACCTCGGTGGAGCTATTAGATTAATCTTGATGGGCGTGGTTTCTGTAGAATAATTCAAACCTGCTCTCAGGGCGTTCTTTTAGTCTCATCTGTCTCTGTGACCCTTTGGGCTCCATCAACTGAATACTCCCTCTCTCCTCAATCTTCTTTGATGACTGCCAAGCCTGATTAGGGACAAGCTCCTTCTAATATTCTGTCATCAGAATCTTGGACTATTAGATTAATCTTGATGGTGTGGTTTCTGTAGAATAATTCAGACCTGCTCTCAGGGCTTCTTTTACATCATCAATGATATTGTTAATGATCTGTATCTTAGCTTCTCTGTCATCTTCATTCAAATCTAAACTATCCAAGATAGATGGGTCCGAGACTTCATGCTTAAAGGCATCGTAGGCACCATATCCAGGTCTCTTGTACCTGTCATCAAAGACCCAGGCAGTCCTCTGGAATAGGCTTTCCAGCTGCTCATCCTTGGTATACTCTAATACCTCAGCAACATGGCGAAGAATGTTATAAACAGTTTTGGATTTTGTGAATCTGTCTTCACATGTGATTTCTTCCTCTGGAGAAACTCTTCTTTTTGACAAATCTAtatatcctttttctttatccactctaaTGACAACTACACATTCATTTCTGCCAATTTGGACCAGTTTGTTTATAGAACGGATATGTCGTCTGGATAATTCACTAAGAAGAATCATGCCTTCAATGTTATTATATTCCAACAAGCTGACATAGGCCCCCATTTCAGCAATGGATCTTA is a window of Rattus rattus isolate New Zealand chromosome 17, Rrattus_CSIRO_v1, whole genome shotgun sequence DNA encoding:
- the LOC116886632 gene encoding LOW QUALITY PROTEIN: eukaryotic translation initiation factor 2 subunit 1-like (The sequence of the model RefSeq protein was modified relative to this genomic sequence to represent the inferred CDS: deleted 1 base in 1 codon), with product MSKSQHHIQGHIPGNLSSLQQSPYPGGSIHIRAWRGTLVRDSHIHFRILGLSCRFYQHKFPEVKDVVMVNVRSIAEMGAYVSLLEYNNIEGMILLSELSRRHIRSINKLVQIGRNECVVVIRVDKEKGYIDLSKRRVSPEEEITCEDRFTKSKTVYNILRHVAEVLEYTKDEQLESLFQRTAWVFDDRYKRPGYGAYDAFKHEVSDPSILDSLDLNEDDREAKIQIINNIIDDVKEALRAGLNYSTETTPIKINLIAPPRYVMTTTTLERTEGLSVLNQAMAVIKETFISDVSGLAPLWFRDLPGAPNTNNSNLSI